The sequence below is a genomic window from Ignavibacteriales bacterium.
CTTTTAATTATGCTGCTATCCAAACCGTCAAAGAATGCCAGACTATTTCTTCTTGACTCAGGGTACGGATATGTTACGGGTAATTCATAATTTCTTTCGATGACTTCTACCAAGGATATTTTTGCAATGTTCCCGCCGCCGTTAGCACCGTGCAATGTGCGCTCAGGTGATTTGATATATTTCAAATAAATAAAAATTGATGCTGTGATTAGTAACAGAACGATAATGATGATCAGTAATGATAGTGTTGAATTCCGCTTTTCTTTTTTCAGTCCGATATTCCTTCTTTCACTCACAAAGTTTTTTGCTTCCTTTAACGCATCACGATGATATTTGTCAGGATCAATATCTTCTGCTTCTTTTTCATTTTCTTCCTCAGGCTCATCAGGAAATTCTTCATCGTCATTTTCAACAACATTAATAATATTTGAATCATACAAAGATGATTTGGGAACTACTTCCACAAATTCACTTTCAGCTTTTGAAAGTTGATTGTCATCGTTTATTACTTCGGAAACATTTTCATCTGTTTCAATTTCTCTGTTCACACGATCGATTGCCGCCTGGAATGGGTCTACTTCTGAATCAAGATTTTTATCTTCGATTGTTAATTCGCCTCTATAAGATTTTACCTGTTCGAATTCAGATTTTATTTCTGCCTGTATCGAACCTTCCATTATATCATCGGGAAGCTCCTCCTCATTAGTTTCGTCGATTTCTGTAGGAAGTGATTCTTCACCTGGTTCTTCAGATGATTCCGGTATATCATTTTCAATTTCCGGAACTGTTTCAGGTTGTTCAGGTGTTGGCTCAATCTCTAAAATTTCTTTTTCGTGTTCTTTGGCAACATCATCCGCAGTCATTCCATCAAGTGATTCATCATCAAGATCCCAGGAAATTTTTTCAAGTTCTTTTAATAGCTCTTCATCTTTAATATCCGACAACAAGAGGGAATCGAGTTCATCATCCAGAGTTGTATCCAGTGCTTCAACTTTATTTTTTACTTCGATAGTTCCTGACAGAGGAAAAGTCAACGCCGGATCAACAACATTTTTAATGACTTCGTAACCCGTAATAAGTTTCTCAGCTTTTGAATTCAAAAGTGATTCAATTTCCTCACCAGCAGGCACAGAAATATTATTTTCACCGGGTACAGAACCATTTATAACAGGTTTGGAAATACTGAGGCTGAAAAATTTATCGAGTGCATTCTGTTTGGGTTCATCAGTCGATGGCACGGTGAAGAAGACAGAATTCTCCGAACTTGTTAAAATCTCATTAGCTTCATCTGTAAAGACAATTATATCAGTTGTGTCCGGATCATTTTCATTTTGTATGGGCTGGAATTTGTAACGAGCATAATATGCCGTTCCTAATCCAGCTAATTTTATTCCGTCTCCGGGCTGGATAAGATCATAAACTTTCCGGATAAATATTTCGGCAAATCTTCTTGATTCGGATAAAGACACGCCCGAAAGATTTGCAAGTTTATTTATAAAAGTAAATCTATCCATAGCAAACTGATTTTAACTATTTTTTTTTAAAACTGTCAATGACACAATTTACCATCTGAAGTTTACGCCTAAAGTAGCATCAAGAGGTAATTCTTTATAACCATTCCATAGATAATTTTTTCTACTTAATAAATTAGCAAGTTCAAATGTAAGATTAAACCCGGTCGAGATCGGATACGCAAATTTAGCACCGAGATCGAAATACGCATCAAGATCATTTGTATTCAAAATATCAGTAAAGACTTTTGATTGATAAAGGAGTGTTGCAGTTGCATTCAATCCAAAATTAAATGTGTAACCATAATTCAGGGAACTTTTTATCTGCGGATAATAAGGAATGAATTTATCCGCACCATTCTTTGTATCATTACCTTCAATTGATCCGTAAAAAACTCCTGAAGGTCCAAGATGAAATAACAGGTTGATAAATCCGGAATAACTGACTGCATCTGATTTTTGAAGTCTGAATATCCCGGTATTATTTGCATCTGTAAAATAAGGGATGTTATCTGTTGCCATATATTCAAACCCGGCATCAATTTCAAAATACTTGTCGAACTCATACTTCAATGTTGCATTAAGCAGATGCTTTTTCTCAAACAAAATATTGAAGTACGATTCAGGATCATAATAACGATTTTGTCGAAGTAAAGTTGTGTTCGTTACAAACTCTGCGCCCGGAGCGTATTCAGAGTAAATCGAAATATTTTTGTCAATCCTTAGTGCCACAGAAACAAAAGGAAAACTATATGCTTCTTTTGCTGATTTAGTGTAAGTAAATCCGAATTGTGATTTGATTGTATTCGAAAGGTTCAGTCCTACAAACGGTCTTACAAAAACGAAATCAAGTTCGTTATTACCGACTCTCTGAATTGATATACTTTGAAGTTCATAATTGAAAATAAAACCGAGATTGAAATTCGAAATATTAAATCTTGAATATGCTTCTGCATTAAAGATATTTTCTTTGTAAGGTTCATTCCTGAACGAAGTAAAATCTCCCCCGATGTTCAAACCAAACAAAGCATCATCCAAATAATGGTTATTAATTTTCAGTTTTACTTTTCCATCCGATAACTTTTTTTTCTCCGGCACCTGGGCACCATAAAGTTTATAATCGAATGATGAATAATCACCTACCAAACTAAATTGTGTGCCGGGCAATACTTCTGAGTTTGTACTTGTAATAAAAGCTACTCCTGCTCCAGCGTTGATGCCCAGGAACTCACTGTTATCTGTATGCGCAACACGGTTCAGTGCACCAAATTTTCCGAAAACTTTTCCCTGATTGAACGGATGAGTGTAAATGATTTTTCCAACAGGTAATGAATGTATACCAGCACCTGCTTCAGCGTAGCCGTTATAAAAGTCGACTGAATCTATCAGAGTTTTTTCCTGCTTGATAGGATTTGGAAATTCACGAAGCTCCAGTTCATCCGGCGGAATAGATGGTTTGAAAAAATCACTTGATACCGTAGAAACAAACTTCGGCAATGGTTTCTTTACTTTCTTTATTTCAAGCGCGTCTTTGCCGGTTATTACGAAATCCGGCAGTTCAACTGATGGCAGATTTTTCTTTTCATCCTGAGCGAGAAGAATATTTGAAATAAAGAGTAGTATTAATATTAAAACTGATTTGTTCATTGTATCGCTCTCAATTTATTTTGTGCTTCCTGTCCAAACACATCACCTCTGTGTTTTGATAGTACTGTCCGAAACATTTCCCGTGCTTTATCAAGATCTTTCATTTCATAATAACAATCACCAAGAAGCAGGTATGATTTGGTTAACCATTCTTCATAAGAAGAAAAAATTGTTCTAACTCTGACAAGTGATGTAATTGCTTCGGTATAATTTTTTTGTTCGAAATATGTTAGTCCCAATAGGTATTGTGCGTTCGCTCCAAGATCGTCACTCCGGGATTCAGCCAGGCTTCTGAAATATGTTACGGCATTTTCAAAACGTTTTGCGGAGAGTTCAATCATACCAGCTTCAATTTTAGCTTTATCCGAAAAGATGGTACCGGGATAGTACTGAACTACTTCGTCAAATACTTCGTATGCCTCGTTAATATCACCTTTATTTACAAGAGTCAAACCTTTCATAAACAAAAGCTCTGCGTACCTTGGAGAATTTGCAAGCTTATCCAATGCGCGATTATAAGTGCCCAATGCCGCATCATAATTCTTCGTGCTGTTATGAATGTTTCCAATTTCTATCACTGAAGCTGCGGCGGCTTCATTTGACGGATATGATTCGAATACTTTTGTAAAATTTAAAACAGCTTCGTCATTCTGAGCAAGATTCTGTGCGCTTTTTCCAATCCAATAATAGGCATCGGGAATCAGTTTACTATTCGGATAAGCAGAAGTAAATTCTTTGTAACTCAACTTTGCGTTTTCATACTCTCTCTGGCTATAGTAAATCTCACCCTTTTTAAAAAGTATCTGATCCGAAAAACTTAAGCGCGGGTTTTTATTGACAAATTCTGAAATGAGAGTGATTGCTCTCTCGTGTTTGCCTTGCGCGACAAAACTATATTGAAGCCCGTTAACAGCATCAAATACATAATCCGATGAAGGATATAATTCCAGAACTTTTTCATAATTAACATTGGCTGAATCATACTTACCCATATTGAAATATGCATCACCAATAGAATAATAGAGTACAGGTGACAATGATGAGTTTGGATAAACTTCAAATACATTCCTGTAGCCGGCAATTGCGTCTGTAAATCTTCCCTGCTGAAATCTTATCCATCCGATTGTAAACAATGAGCCGATTGCATATTCAGATTCATGAAAATTTCTCTGCAGGTTTCCAAACTGGGTAATTGCTTCTTCAGTATTTCCTGCCTTGTAAAGCGATTGGGCATATTGATACAGTGCGTATGGATCATTAGAAAAATCTTTTCCTGCACTAAAGACTTCTTTATAAATTCTGCTGGCAGCGGAATAATTTTTACTTCCATAGTAACTATCTGCTAATCTTAACTTCGCATCCGTTAGCAAATCACTATGTGAAAACTTTTTAACGAAATCTCCAAAATGAAAAGACGCATTTTCATATTGACGGAGATTGAAGTAGGAGTATGCTTTTCCGTACAATAACTGCTCAGCTAATTCTTCTTGCTGTGGATCAACAAAACTGTACCTTGTTAGTGCATCTGAATATTTATCAAGAGCATAATGGCTTTCAGCGAGATAAAAATTCAGTTTATCTTTTTCGAGTTGAGGATCTGATTGTTCAACCTCAAGAAGCAAATTTATCGCACCGGTAAAATTCTTATTATAAAAGTTTACTACACCTTTCCCGAATTTTGCCCTGTTCTGAATATCCGGTGTTACTCCCTCAATACCAATTGCATAATCAAAATTTTTTGCCGCAGCATCAAATTGTTTTTTATTCAGTTCTATTTCACCAAGAAGTGTGTAGGCTCTTGCGCGGATTATATTATCAGGTGACGAAATAGCTGAACGCAGATATTCTAGGGATACGTCTAATTTTTTTTCTGTAAAGGATAATCCACCCATCTGGTATTCGGCTCCGGAAACAAGTTCGTTGTCAGGATACTTTAAAGTGAATTCTTTAAAAAGGCTTGTTGCTTCTTTATCATATCCCGCATACCGCTTTGATTCTGCTTTCCAGTAAAATGAATTAATTGAAATTTTATCATTGCCCATCGAGAGCGCATCAAAAGTGGTATACGACTCATTATACAACCTTTGTTGAAAGAAGGACCATGCTAATCCATATTCAGCATCACGTCTTAAATCCGACTCAGGGAAAAGAGTGATAAGTTCATTAAACTTTTCTGCGGCTTGCGGGTATTCCTCAACGCGGTAGTGAGCGTTTGCGAGCAGGTAGATACATTCAATATATAATTCCTCCGGGAGATTTGAGAGTGCCGGACTTTGCAGTTCAAGAATTGCTGACTGATAATCTTCAAGTTTAAAATAACATATACCTATTCTTATTTGTGCATTTACAGCAAGCGGACTGTTCTTATGGAAAGAAAGAAGCTGGTCATAATACTTTACTGCATTGTGATAGTCGCCGGTTTTTTCATATGTAGTAGCTAAAGTAAAAATTGAGTAATCGATATATTTATTGTTCTTGCGGCTGTTTACGGCTTCTTCAAGAAAATTAATTGCGTCGGTTAACCTGTTCTCTTCTGAATATGATTCTCCAATCCAGTATAGTGATGAACCGATGTATTCACTTGAGGGATATTCATCCAGAATTGCAGTAAAGTTTTTCCTGCTTGCCGAATATTTTTTGGAATCAAAATTTATTAGACCGAGTTTGTACAATGACTTTTCTCTGAAACTGCTCCACTTAAAATTATTAATAAGAAATTTATACCCTACCGCGGCAGCATCTTTATTTCCGGTATTAAGATATGATTCCGCAAGATAGAACCTGGCAGTTGCAAATAACTCATCTGAAATTGAGTATGAATTAGAGAATTCCTGGAATAAAATAACCGCCTCAGAAAATCGCGAAGAATTATATGCTTCCATGGCTTCAGCATATTTATCAGGAATGGATTGAGCAAGTGTGAACTTCAAACAAGCTGTTAACAGCAGCAAATGAAATATTTTTATTTTCATAAGATGACTACATAAATCCTAAAATAAGTGTACAGAACAGTCCTCCGCTTACAGATGCAAAAAAATTAACGAGATCATTTGTAAGCCATTCGTGTCCCCGTTTAAGCTGTGTCTCATTATTGCAATGAACGATTCTTTCAGTTCTGATCTGGCAAATGACACATTCATACTTTGCCTGTAATGTTGCACCTAAGAAACTATCAACAATACTTCCAAATACACCTGCGGATGCCATAATCAAAAAATAATCTGCCTGAAATGCATTTATCCAGTAAAGTGAAGATGCTGAAATAATAACTGCACCCAGTACCGAACCAAAGATTCCTATAACTGAAATTCCACCTGATTCTCCCTGCGGTACTTCTTTACTTGTAAGTAAATCAACAGTCTTAACGTCAAACATAGTTCCTATTTCTGTCGCCCAGGTATCTGCACAAACCGCAGCAACAGATGAGACGAATACACAATAGATAAGTTCCGATTGAAAGAAGTAATAGAAAATGACAAGAACTCCGGATAAACCTCCATTCGCCAGAACCTGCGCATAATCTCGTTTACCGGTTTTGACAAAAAATTCCTCAACACTTTTGTTTCGACTTTTCCTGATGACAGATAGTAAACTCGACAATAAGAAGAACAGAAATATAGGAACTGTCCATTTCCAACCTCCAAAACCAAAAATCAAAGCCGCCAAAAAGAACATCGCAAAGGAACCGCTCTTTGTAAGGAATTTAACCTTAAACGAAAGAATTGAGACAACAGCAGAGAGCAGGATTCCATAGATTAGATTTATTATGAGCTTATCCTGCAGAAAGTTCGTGATATCCAATACTTCGTTTTCCTCTTTAGGAAATTGGGAAAGGAACAAATTTGAGATTAAATATAGCTTTTTCAGTCCTTTAATGTCAAGACAAATAAGCAAATGTGGGTGGTTACTTAAAGAAAGTTGTTAAATAAAACTCCGGGCAGGTTTTTGATTGAAATACATTTACACTGTTTTATTTGCAGAAATAACTTTATGAAATACTAATAATCCAAAATTCGACGAATCAATTTGATCAATCAGCTTCAGGTTTTTAATCACTGAGTTTATTGATTGAAGATTATTTCCAAGCCTAAATCCTCCTCGGATATGAGAATAAAGCTGATCCGAAAATTTCAGAGATGAAAGAATTGAGATGATCAAGAGTTCTCTTTTCTTTAATGACAAAGCCTTCCGGCTTAATACTTTTCCATAGCCTTCTAAAATTAGCCAGTCAGACAATTCCGGGGAATAAATTTTTACGTTGGAAACTAGTTTGTGAAATGAATCCCCATAGATTTTTTTGCAAGAAATTATTCCTTCTTGTTGAATTTGTTTTGGGGTTCTTTTGTCAGAATATTTTTTCGTCACCCGAATTAATTCAGAAAGAATTTTTAATGAACTCAACGCGATCGGAAATCCGGCAAATAGATAAAGCTGAAGTAATGATTCGTAAAGCCATGTTTTATTGAACTCTTTATCGATGTATAGCTTTAGTAGTAGTTGTAAAATCTTTTCATTTCTGGCAGCAGCCGCTGATGAAATTAAGGCAAGTAATTCAACTACTTCCAACTTAGTTATTTTGCTCAACTCAAATTTTTTCATGTTAACCTGCAAACAAAAAACCCTCGCAAAGCGAGGGTTGAATTTTGATTAATCTGATTATACTAATTCAAAATAGATAATTCATACTCAGCAGTTTTCTTGTATGTAGCGTCGGATTTGGCAA
It includes:
- a CDS encoding SPOR domain-containing protein, yielding MDRFTFINKLANLSGVSLSESRRFAEIFIRKVYDLIQPGDGIKLAGLGTAYYARYKFQPIQNENDPDTTDIIVFTDEANEILTSSENSVFFTVPSTDEPKQNALDKFFSLSISKPVINGSVPGENNISVPAGEEIESLLNSKAEKLITGYEVIKNVVDPALTFPLSGTIEVKNKVEALDTTLDDELDSLLLSDIKDEELLKELEKISWDLDDESLDGMTADDVAKEHEKEILEIEPTPEQPETVPEIENDIPESSEEPGEESLPTEIDETNEEELPDDIMEGSIQAEIKSEFEQVKSYRGELTIEDKNLDSEVDPFQAAIDRVNREIETDENVSEVINDDNQLSKAESEFVEVVPKSSLYDSNIINVVENDDEEFPDEPEEENEKEAEDIDPDKYHRDALKEAKNFVSERRNIGLKKEKRNSTLSLLIIIIVLLLITASIFIYLKYIKSPERTLHGANGGGNIAKISLVEVIERNYELPVTYPYPESRRNSLAFFDGLDSSIIKSSMILGNNRSDSMIVSSEDSIKIPERSLTKSPVVRIKNNIYKYDINFVVQVASFKSKIIAEGEALKYNRQGRQSYIEEVEIPGRGTWFRLRIGNFASLGEAETFMSKSK
- a CDS encoding TonB-dependent receptor, which gives rise to MNKSVLILILLFISNILLAQDEKKNLPSVELPDFVITGKDALEIKKVKKPLPKFVSTVSSDFFKPSIPPDELELREFPNPIKQEKTLIDSVDFYNGYAEAGAGIHSLPVGKIIYTHPFNQGKVFGKFGALNRVAHTDNSEFLGINAGAGVAFITSTNSEVLPGTQFSLVGDYSSFDYKLYGAQVPEKKKLSDGKVKLKINNHYLDDALFGLNIGGDFTSFRNEPYKENIFNAEAYSRFNISNFNLGFIFNYELQSISIQRVGNNELDFVFVRPFVGLNLSNTIKSQFGFTYTKSAKEAYSFPFVSVALRIDKNISIYSEYAPGAEFVTNTTLLRQNRYYDPESYFNILFEKKHLLNATLKYEFDKYFEIDAGFEYMATDNIPYFTDANNTGIFRLQKSDAVSYSGFINLLFHLGPSGVFYGSIEGNDTKNGADKFIPYYPQIKSSLNYGYTFNFGLNATATLLYQSKVFTDILNTNDLDAYFDLGAKFAYPISTGFNLTFELANLLSRKNYLWNGYKELPLDATLGVNFRW
- a CDS encoding tetratricopeptide repeat protein, yielding MKIKIFHLLLLTACLKFTLAQSIPDKYAEAMEAYNSSRFSEAVILFQEFSNSYSISDELFATARFYLAESYLNTGNKDAAAVGYKFLINNFKWSSFREKSLYKLGLINFDSKKYSASRKNFTAILDEYPSSEYIGSSLYWIGESYSEENRLTDAINFLEEAVNSRKNNKYIDYSIFTLATTYEKTGDYHNAVKYYDQLLSFHKNSPLAVNAQIRIGICYFKLEDYQSAILELQSPALSNLPEELYIECIYLLANAHYRVEEYPQAAEKFNELITLFPESDLRRDAEYGLAWSFFQQRLYNESYTTFDALSMGNDKISINSFYWKAESKRYAGYDKEATSLFKEFTLKYPDNELVSGAEYQMGGLSFTEKKLDVSLEYLRSAISSPDNIIRARAYTLLGEIELNKKQFDAAAKNFDYAIGIEGVTPDIQNRAKFGKGVVNFYNKNFTGAINLLLEVEQSDPQLEKDKLNFYLAESHYALDKYSDALTRYSFVDPQQEELAEQLLYGKAYSYFNLRQYENASFHFGDFVKKFSHSDLLTDAKLRLADSYYGSKNYSAASRIYKEVFSAGKDFSNDPYALYQYAQSLYKAGNTEEAITQFGNLQRNFHESEYAIGSLFTIGWIRFQQGRFTDAIAGYRNVFEVYPNSSLSPVLYYSIGDAYFNMGKYDSANVNYEKVLELYPSSDYVFDAVNGLQYSFVAQGKHERAITLISEFVNKNPRLSFSDQILFKKGEIYYSQREYENAKLSYKEFTSAYPNSKLIPDAYYWIGKSAQNLAQNDEAVLNFTKVFESYPSNEAAAASVIEIGNIHNSTKNYDAALGTYNRALDKLANSPRYAELLFMKGLTLVNKGDINEAYEVFDEVVQYYPGTIFSDKAKIEAGMIELSAKRFENAVTYFRSLAESRSDDLGANAQYLLGLTYFEQKNYTEAITSLVRVRTIFSSYEEWLTKSYLLLGDCYYEMKDLDKAREMFRTVLSKHRGDVFGQEAQNKLRAIQ
- a CDS encoding DUF92 domain-containing protein; translated protein: MDITNFLQDKLIINLIYGILLSAVVSILSFKVKFLTKSGSFAMFFLAALIFGFGGWKWTVPIFLFFLLSSLLSVIRKSRNKSVEEFFVKTGKRDYAQVLANGGLSGVLVIFYYFFQSELIYCVFVSSVAAVCADTWATEIGTMFDVKTVDLLTSKEVPQGESGGISVIGIFGSVLGAVIISASSLYWINAFQADYFLIMASAGVFGSIVDSFLGATLQAKYECVICQIRTERIVHCNNETQLKRGHEWLTNDLVNFFASVSGGLFCTLILGFM